The DNA sequence TCTTGGACGCTTCCCGAAACGATCTTTTTTGGGTGGTCGATTTTCCGCTCTTTGACTGGAGCGAAGAAGATAAAAGATTTGTCGCGGTCCATCATCCTTTTACCGCGCCTCATGTTGAAGATTTGGAGTGGCTTAAAAAAGATCCAAAGAAAGTGCGCTCACAAGGATATGATCTTGTTATGAATGGATATGAAGTGGGTGGTGGCTCCATCCGTATTCACAATCGTGATCTGCAATCGCGCATCTTTGAAATTTTGAATATCTCGGCGGAAGAGGCGAAACAACGTTTCGGTTTTTTACTTTCCGCTTTGGAATATGGAGCGCCCCCGCACGGAGGGTTTGCACTTGGTTTTGACAGACTCGTTATGTTGCTTTCCGGCTGTACAAATATTCGTGACGTGATCGCCTTCCCAAAAACAACCTCCGCAACATGCCTACTCACCGAAGCTCCATCTTTTGTAGATGAGGCCCAACTCAAAGAACTGCACATTATGGTCCATGGTCCGTAGTCCATAGTCCATAGTCCATGGTCCATGGTCCATGGTCCTTACGCCTGTGTATATTGTTTCATCGCGAGGGCATTGAGAATGTCTTCCTGAACAATTTTGTAGGTATCTTTGGCAAGCTTGCCCGTATTTTCCATGCGCTTCAAAAATTTATCCCCATCATTGCCGGCGAGATTAATTTTCTCACGCACATAAAGGGCATTTTGTCTGGTTTGAGCATCCAGTTTGCACCCCGTTCCCGTGGGGTCCTTCATATGAAGCGTCAAATCCCGCATGATGACACAACCTTTAAGATTATTTTGAATCTGATTGTGGGAGGGATGCGGTGTGATGTGATTTTTTGAAACAAATAAATGATGCAAAGAACCATTAATCTCAATGGGTCTGTTGTTGCTATTATGTTTGGCAACTTTATCTGCTGGTCCGATGATTACCTGATAATGCCCGTAGGCCGCATGTACATTAAAAACATGAACCTCATTGGGATTTAAATTTGGATCCAGTTTGACCCTCTCCATTAGTTTTTTAACGAACGATAGAACCTCGTGGTGTCTCATAAATATATTCCCTTTCCACAGAGTAGAGACTGCAAATAAGATGCCAGAAAATTTGCGAGACCACTTTTTGTAACGCCTTGTTTTTATTGTGTATTTTTTGATTGATTTTTGAGTGTGCAAGAAAAAACCGTCAAAAAAGACACTCCCCTGTCATGGTTTTGACGACCATGCGTGTAAGTGTCCGACACTTGTGGAAGGGGGAATAAAAAATCCCCCGCCAAGGACTGGCGGGGGGTTTGTAAAACAAGACGAAACGATAATTTACAACTTTGTATGATTCACCGTGCAGGTTCCGCTTAACCCCCCTCCCAGAGCACAAGTTCCTGTTAAGGTTGATCCAGACAGACCAAGCGTTGTGGATCCGCCGGATCCATCACACCGTATGGTTCCAGAAGCGCCAGCAGGGTTGCCAACAGTGCATGAACCGATGGAAAATGGAGTACTTGTTCCGCTGAATGTACATCCCCCACCAAACACCGTGTTGGTGGCGGGATTGGTGGGATCGTTGGCACCAAAGGCCGCAAAGGCTGTTCCGGATATTCCATCGACATTTAAAGAAAACACGCAAGTGGCACCTGCATTTTTCTTATAGAACCCCGCAAAGGAAGCACTTCCTGCGTTGACGAGACTGGCACATACACCGCTTGAACAAATTCCGGAACAACATTGTGTGTTGTTAGTGCAAGTAGCATTAAGCGTGGCACATTGTGCGAGTGGATCGACCCCGGATACAGTCGTGTTATAGGAACAGAATCCGCTCGTACAAACACCTGAAGCACATTGACCATTGGTTGTGCAGGGGGAACCAAAAACACAGTTTGACGAGCAGGTGGAGGAGATACAAAACATCCCATTCGTATTGCAGGACTGGCCGGTCGGACAATCTGAATTTGAAGAACAGCCAGTGGCCCCTGTAAAGGATGTCGGGTTTTGCACGTACGTGACAAACTGGTTGTCAAAGGCTGTCTGGCCCGCCGTTCCCGTATAGGCTTCCGGTCTGTCAAAAATTTTGCCGGCAAAAGCTCCCGGATTGGCTTTGAGCGCCGCGATTTCCGTGGCGGAATTAGCCGCTTTCAACTGATTGTAAAAAGCCTCGCCCATTGCGGCATATTTACTGGAGGCTACGGAATCAAAGCTGTCTTTCTGTGCATCCATCAACTTTTTAAGGGCTTCCCATTGACTGCTGGAGAAAGTATCTCCACTTCCGAGTTTTCCGGCAAATTGGCCCATAATGCGGGCGGCCCCAGTTTTTTTCATTGCGTCAAAAGCTGTTGGGTCGCCGTTATTAAAGGCGGTTGCGTTCTGAGCCAAGTATCCTTGAAACACCTCGGGATGAGTGATGCCATTAGCCAAATCGTCTTTGGTTTGTTTTGCGAAGTACTGTGCCGCCGCGGCCCATCCGGTATCTCCGGCTGTCTTGTATTTGGTGGCGGTGGTGCTGTCCTGAAAAGTTTTGGCGCAGGCGGGAATGAAACTTTGAATTTGTTGCATAGCTGTGCTCATATCCACACCGCTCAGTGTGGAATCAAGCCCCTTCCATGTGTTGACGATGCTTCCTCCCTGAAGTGCCGAATTGATGTCGGCGAAAGAAGGGGCGCCGTTGGCCATGGCCGCCCTGAAAGCCTTGCTTATTGCCTGCATGGCGCCTGCCGCATCGCTTGAACCTGCCGTCGTCGTGACATCAAAACTACTTTTGAAAGTTTTGAAAAGGGCAAGCGGATCAATTTCACCGCTGGCTATTTTTGCGGCAAGGGCTGACGGACTATCGGGTGTCGCGCTGGCAGAGGCTTGAAAATAGACCTGTTGCACGGCCAGTGTGGAATCCGTATTGACGGTCCCCGCGCTGGCTGTTTGTCCGGCCGCTTTTCCTGTGAGATCAACGAGACTTGTCACTTTTTTTGATCCAACGGTGGCTTCAAGAAGTACCTGACTGGTGGAATCCAAACTGGAGGGACTGACAACAAGACCGCTCAAACTTCCGTCACTGCCGATGATGCCGGTATCCAAAACAGTGCCATCCAGCTTTTTACAGGTTACGGTGCCGGTTGTGGCGGCAACATCGCCTATCGCTTTGGAGGTAATAATGCGTTTGCCCACTCCTCCCTTGGAGAGACTTGCACCAACACTAATGCTGGCGCTTGTTGTGGAAGGCACCGTGACAGTGCCGCTAATGCCAACACCCGTGCTAGTTCCGGCACCGGAAGTTGTGGATGGGTTGCCGGCCGTGCCGCAATAAGTGAGAAGCACTGGTCCCGCGAGGACTGCAATAAAACTGGACAAAATCTTTTTTACTTTCATACTACCTCCCTTTTTTCTTCTGGACCAAGGACTATGGACCATAGACAATGGACCAAAAAAGTTTTTATAATTTCTATTGATTGATGCCTCAACGGCGTGTCTTAAATAAAGCATTTCTGAAACAAATTTCAAGCATAGAATTTTAATGAACCCTCTTGCCCTTTATATTCACATCCCATTCTGTCTCGCGAAATGTCCTTATTGTGATTTTCATTCCATCGCGATGAAAAAAGGGGACGTTCCCCATTCGATTTACGCCAAAAATTTAATCCAGCAGTTAGAAAACGAGGTAAAACGGCTGGAATTGGAAAATCGTCCATTACTTTCCATTTTTTTCGGCGGAGGGACGCCTTCGCTGATGCCGCCTCAATTTTTTGAAAAAATTCTTAGCGAAATTTCCAAAGTTTTTGTTTTGGATTCCCGAACGGAAATTACTGTTGAAACAAATCCCAAAACGGCGACAAAGAGTGATTTTAAAAAATGGCTTGAGCTTGGGATCAACCGCGCCTCCATTGGTGTTCAGTCTTTTCAGGATCCCTTGTTAAAAAAACTTGGAAGAATTCATTCGGCGAAAGAAGCCAAGGACGCTTTGCAAAATTGTTTGTCCGCGGGTTTTGAAAATATCAACATGGATTTGATTTTTGGTATTCCCACACAAACTTTCAAAAATTTGGAGGCGGATTTGGAGACGGCCATGTCTTTTCAAATCCCTCACATTTCCGCTTATCAGTTAACCGTGGAACCCGCGACACCTTTGGCTGGACAGGTATCGCGAGGTGAAGTTGAAATGCCTCCCGAAGAAAATTTGGTGAAAATGATTTCCATGGTTGTTCGACTGCTCGAATGCGGCGGTTGGTGCCGTTATGAAATTTCTAATTTTGCAAAACCGGATTTCGAGTGTCGCCATAATCTCCAGTATTGGCGTTATGGGGATTATTTAGGGTTGGGTGAGGGCTCTGTTTCCTGTGTTGAAAAAAAGAGATGGCGAACGATGCGCAATTTTAAAAAGGAAGAAGAAGAAATAATCGATGACAAAACGGCGTGGAAAGAAAGATGGATGATGGGATTAAGACTTAAAGAAGGAGTGATTTTAACAGAGAACGAAGCACAACTTTGGGGGCCAAATCTTGTCCAATGGAGCGAAGAAGGCTGGATTCGCCGCTTTTCGAATCCGGATCGGGTGACACTGACTTCCAAAGGATTTCTTTTTTGTAATCAGATTGTGAGAGCTGTTTTTGATCTTATTGACAAAGAGAAAAAATATGATAGGTGCGCCTCGCATTCATCAAAATGACAACACCCAAACACCAACATCAGGCCGAATGGGGAAGCACCTTTTTCAAGGAAATGCAGGCCAATTTTGAACGCATCGCACACGCAATCAATCTCGATGAAAATATTGCTTTGCGGCTTCGTGTTCCGGAAAAAGCCCTCATCGTCAGCGTCCCTTTTAGAATGGATGACGGGCATGTGGAGTTGGTGACCGGTTATCGTGTTCAACATAATGATACTTTGGGTCCCTGCAAAGGCGGAATTCGCTACAATGCACATGTGAATCTGGGCGAGGTTTCCGCTCTTGCCATGATGATGACGTGGAAGAGCGCCATCATTGGTTTGCCTCTTGGCGGCGCCAAAGGGGGAGTGGCTATTGATCCAAATCCTCTCTCGCGCCAGGAATTGCAACGTCTGACTCGCCGCTTTACAATTGAAATTTTGAATTTTATCGGTCCCGAATCCGATATTCCCGCACCGGACATGGGAACCAATGAACAGGTGATGGCTTGGATCATGGATACCTACAGTCAACAAAAAGGGCACTCCATACCGGGTGTGGTGACCGGAAAACCAATTGATATCGGGGGTTCCCTTGGTCGCAAAGAAGCGCCGGGGCGCGGAGTTGTTTACACCATCATCAGCGCCGCCGAAAAAATGAAAATGAAACTGGATTCCAAAACGCGAATATCGGTTCAGGGATTCGGTCAGGTGGGAGGCGCGGCCGCTCGCAAGCTGGAAAAAATTGGCTGCAAAGTTATTGCGGTCAGTGATGCCTCCGGCGGAATTTATAATGCAAATGGTCTTCACTACGATTCTCTGACGGCCTATTTGAATCAGAATAAATTTTTGAAGGGTTATCCTGAAGGAGATTTTATCAGCAATGAAGATTTGCTGGAGGTTGATTGCGATATTTTGGTTCCGGCCGCCATTGAACGCGTGATTCACAAGGACAATGCCGGAAAGTTGAAGTGTAAGATTTTGGCGGAAGGAGCCAACGGTCCTACCACCAATGAAGCCGATCAAATCATTCGCGAACGCGATGATATTTTTGTCATTCCCGACATTCTTGCCAACGCGGGTGGTGTGGTAGTTTCCTACTTTGAATGGGTGCAGGATCTTCAAAATCTTTTCTGGAAAGAAAAAGAAATCAACCACCGTTTGTGGGAGATGATGTCGGATGCCTTTGAAAGAGTTTATCAAACGTCTCTTAAGGAAAAAGTTGACATGAGAACCGCGGCCCTGATGACAGCCATCCGTAAAGTCTCCACTTCCATGCTCACGCGCGGACTCTATCCTTGAAATATCTTGAAATATCAAAATTTAAAAATCAAAAATCAAAATGACATTTCAAAATTTAAAATTTTACATTGTCATTTTGCATTTTGCATTTGGATTTTAAATGTTCTCTCTCAATCCCCCTTATCCTCAATCCATCGTTGGTCTTGATTTATCCTCCGAGGCTTATTTCCTTGCGCGTTTTTTTGAAGCGTCAAGGGCAGGCCTTGCCTGCCCGCGAAGCAAACTCGCAGAGTTTGCGGAGTTTAATAGTCTTGGGAAAAGTTTTATTCGCGTCACTTCTGATTTAAAATCAGGCATCACTCTCAAACAAAATCTGGAATTTTTTTTGGGACCCCAAAATGCGCATTCGGTTCTCTGGTTTCCTCCTCACGACTCGCTTCCCTATACCGGACTTGTCTCCGGAACCGATACGATGGCTGAAAGAATGAAAACATTGTCGACTCTTCTTTCAAAAGAGCCGCATATTCTCGTGGTCCCATGGCCTGCATTATCAAGAAAAATGATTCCGCCTTCTGTTCTGCGCCATTATCAGAGGACACTTTTTTTGGTCGACGAGGTGCATAGAGAAGAGCTGGTCTCT is a window from the Deltaproteobacteria bacterium genome containing:
- the hemW gene encoding radical SAM family heme chaperone HemW; amino-acid sequence: MNPLALYIHIPFCLAKCPYCDFHSIAMKKGDVPHSIYAKNLIQQLENEVKRLELENRPLLSIFFGGGTPSLMPPQFFEKILSEISKVFVLDSRTEITVETNPKTATKSDFKKWLELGINRASIGVQSFQDPLLKKLGRIHSAKEAKDALQNCLSAGFENINMDLIFGIPTQTFKNLEADLETAMSFQIPHISAYQLTVEPATPLAGQVSRGEVEMPPEENLVKMISMVVRLLECGGWCRYEISNFAKPDFECRHNLQYWRYGDYLGLGEGSVSCVEKKRWRTMRNFKKEEEEIIDDKTAWKERWMMGLRLKEGVILTENEAQLWGPNLVQWSEEGWIRRFSNPDRVTLTSKGFLFCNQIVRAVFDLIDKEKKYDRCASHSSK
- a CDS encoding Glu/Leu/Phe/Val dehydrogenase, whose amino-acid sequence is MQANFERIAHAINLDENIALRLRVPEKALIVSVPFRMDDGHVELVTGYRVQHNDTLGPCKGGIRYNAHVNLGEVSALAMMMTWKSAIIGLPLGGAKGGVAIDPNPLSRQELQRLTRRFTIEILNFIGPESDIPAPDMGTNEQVMAWIMDTYSQQKGHSIPGVVTGKPIDIGGSLGRKEAPGRGVVYTIISAAEKMKMKLDSKTRISVQGFGQVGGAAARKLEKIGCKVIAVSDASGGIYNANGLHYDSLTAYLNQNKFLKGYPEGDFISNEDLLEVDCDILVPAAIERVIHKDNAGKLKCKILAEGANGPTTNEADQIIRERDDIFVIPDILANAGGVVVSYFEWVQDLQNLFWKEKEINHRLWEMMSDAFERVYQTSLKEKVDMRTAALMTAIRKVSTSMLTRGLYP